Proteins encoded in a region of the Podarcis muralis chromosome 2, rPodMur119.hap1.1, whole genome shotgun sequence genome:
- the GPD1 gene encoding glycerol-3-phosphate dehydrogenase [NAD(+)], cytoplasmic isoform X1: MGGKKVCIVGSGNWGSAIAKIVGSNAAKLDKFDTTVNMWVFEEEIGGKKLTEIINTQHENVKYLPGHKLPPNVVAVPDVVKASADADILIFVVPHQFIGKLCDQLKGHTKKDAIGVSLIKGVDEGPDGLKLISDIIREQLGIEMSVLMGANIANEVADEKFCETTIGCKNLEHGQILKELMQTPCFRISVVQESDTVEICGALKNIVAVGAGFCDGLGFGDNTKAAVIRLGLMEMIDFAKIFCKGSVSSATFLESCGVADLITTCYGGRNRKVAEAFAKTGKSIEQLEKEMLNGQKLQGPQTSAELNHILKSKNLVDKFPLFTAVYEICYTGKPVSDFIKCLQNHPQHF; the protein is encoded by the exons GGGTTCGGCTATTGCCAAGATTGTGGGcagcaatgcagccaagctggACAAGTTTGACACCACAGTCAACATGTGGGTGTTTGAGGAGGAAATTGGTGGCAAGAAACTCACGGAGATCATCAACACACAGCATGAGAACGTCAAGTACTTGCCAGGCCACAAGCTGCCCCCCAATGTG GTGGCAGTGCCAGATGTGGTGAAGGCTTCAGCTGATGCAGACATCCTTATCTTTGTAGTGCCGCATCAATTTATTGGGAAGCTCTGTGACCAACTGAAAGGCCATACCAAGAAGGACGCGATTGGGGTCTCGCTCATCAAG GGTGTGGATGAAGGACCCGATGGTCTGAAGCTGATATCGGACATCATCCGCGAGCAGCTTGGCATCGAAATGAGTGTGCTTATGGGGGCCAACATCGCCAACGAGGTGGCCGACGAGAAGTTCTGCGAGACCACCATTG GCTGCAAGAACCTAGAGCACGGACAGATCCTGAAGGAGCTGATGCAGACGCCGTGTTTCCGAATCAGTGTGGTGCAAGAATCGGACACCGTAGAAATCTGTGGTGCCCTCAAG AACATTGTGGCTGTTGGGGCTGGTTTCTGCGACGGGTTGGGCTTTGGAGACAACACCAAGGCAGCGGTAATCCGCCTGGGCCTGATGGAGATGATCGACTTTGCCAAAATCTTCTGCAAGGGCTCCGTCAGTTCTGCCACGTTCCTGGAGAGCTGTGGGGTCGCCGACCTCATCACCACCTGCTATGGGGGCCGCAACCGAAAAGTGGCAGAGGCTTTTGCCAAGACCGGCAAG TCTATCGAGCAACTAGAGAAGGAGATGCTCAATGGGCAGAAGCTGCAGGGCCCTCAGACATCAGCAGAGCTGAACCACATCCTCAAGAGCAAGAATCTGGTCGACAA ATTCCCTCTTTTCACCGCTGTCTACGAGATCTGCTACACTGGCAAACCTGTCTCCGACTTCATCAAGTGCCTGCAAAACCATCCTCAGCACTTTTGA
- the GPD1 gene encoding glycerol-3-phosphate dehydrogenase [NAD(+)], cytoplasmic isoform X2 → MWVFEEEIGGKKLTEIINTQHENVKYLPGHKLPPNVVAVPDVVKASADADILIFVVPHQFIGKLCDQLKGHTKKDAIGVSLIKGVDEGPDGLKLISDIIREQLGIEMSVLMGANIANEVADEKFCETTIGCKNLEHGQILKELMQTPCFRISVVQESDTVEICGALKNIVAVGAGFCDGLGFGDNTKAAVIRLGLMEMIDFAKIFCKGSVSSATFLESCGVADLITTCYGGRNRKVAEAFAKTGKSIEQLEKEMLNGQKLQGPQTSAELNHILKSKNLVDKFPLFTAVYEICYTGKPVSDFIKCLQNHPQHF, encoded by the exons ATGTGGGTGTTTGAGGAGGAAATTGGTGGCAAGAAACTCACGGAGATCATCAACACACAGCATGAGAACGTCAAGTACTTGCCAGGCCACAAGCTGCCCCCCAATGTG GTGGCAGTGCCAGATGTGGTGAAGGCTTCAGCTGATGCAGACATCCTTATCTTTGTAGTGCCGCATCAATTTATTGGGAAGCTCTGTGACCAACTGAAAGGCCATACCAAGAAGGACGCGATTGGGGTCTCGCTCATCAAG GGTGTGGATGAAGGACCCGATGGTCTGAAGCTGATATCGGACATCATCCGCGAGCAGCTTGGCATCGAAATGAGTGTGCTTATGGGGGCCAACATCGCCAACGAGGTGGCCGACGAGAAGTTCTGCGAGACCACCATTG GCTGCAAGAACCTAGAGCACGGACAGATCCTGAAGGAGCTGATGCAGACGCCGTGTTTCCGAATCAGTGTGGTGCAAGAATCGGACACCGTAGAAATCTGTGGTGCCCTCAAG AACATTGTGGCTGTTGGGGCTGGTTTCTGCGACGGGTTGGGCTTTGGAGACAACACCAAGGCAGCGGTAATCCGCCTGGGCCTGATGGAGATGATCGACTTTGCCAAAATCTTCTGCAAGGGCTCCGTCAGTTCTGCCACGTTCCTGGAGAGCTGTGGGGTCGCCGACCTCATCACCACCTGCTATGGGGGCCGCAACCGAAAAGTGGCAGAGGCTTTTGCCAAGACCGGCAAG TCTATCGAGCAACTAGAGAAGGAGATGCTCAATGGGCAGAAGCTGCAGGGCCCTCAGACATCAGCAGAGCTGAACCACATCCTCAAGAGCAAGAATCTGGTCGACAA ATTCCCTCTTTTCACCGCTGTCTACGAGATCTGCTACACTGGCAAACCTGTCTCCGACTTCATCAAGTGCCTGCAAAACCATCCTCAGCACTTTTGA